A stretch of DNA from Alistipes sp. ZOR0009:
AATGAAAGCAGAAGTATTTCTAGTTCATGTTGTTTCTACCTATGAATACTATAGTTCTACTGGAAATTCTCCAATTTTAGGATTTGGAGATATGGGAGGGGGAACTATAACTCCAACTATTACTAGAGATGAGTTAATGAGCGAGACTCAAAAATATCTTGATAAGACAAAGGCTCTGCTTGGAGATGAGTCAATTCAAGTTGTTGTTGCTGACGGAGAAACGGCAGATACTATTCTTTCAATTGCAGGTGAAATTCATGCCGACATCATCATCATGGGGTCGCATAGCCGCAGGTGGCTTGATAAAATTTTGATGGGTAGCGTTACTGAAAAGGTTATGAGAAAGACCAAACTGCCGCTGTTTATAGTTCCAACAAAAGGATAAAAAAAGGTCACCATTGGGTGACCTTTCTATTATGGCAAATTTTAAATGCTATTTTTTAAAGTAGGTGACTGTATTTACCTTCTTCCAAGCTCCACGAGTAAAGTCTGGTATTTTTACAGCCGAACTCCCATTTTTGATAGAAAGTTTAGTTAAAGGAACGAGGCACGACCATTCTGCAGCATCGTATACGTCTTGATCTAGAGGTAGCCCATTATTTAGGCAGTAGATTAAGCGGTAGTCCATAATGAAATCCATTCCGCCATGGCCTCCCACTTGCTTTGCTTTCTCTCCAATTTCGGTAACGATGGGGTGCTCGTACTCTTTTAGCATTTTTGCTCGATCTGAATCGCTTAATGCAGTGTGCGCATTAGGTTCAAATGCTAGAATTTGAGATGGATACTTTTGCGCAAATCCCTTAGTTCCGCTTAGCAAATGGTGACGGCTGTATGGGCGAGGACTTGTAACGTCATGTTGAATCATCATCGTTTTTCCTTTGGCCGTTTTGATGATGGTGGTGTTCATATCTCCATGCTTATATACTGCTTTGGCTTCTGGGGAATTTGCTCCGAATTTTTCTTTTGCATATTCGGTCATTCCAAACTGATCGGTAGACATACACACTAAAGACTCCATTCTATCTCCACGGTGAATATTCATTGCATGAGCAATTGGGCCAAGTCCGTGAGTTGGATAAAGATTTCCGATCTCTTCTGCATTATGCTTTAGCCTCCAGTGATTCCAGTAGTACTTGTCGTCAAAATTCAGAGAACGAAGATCGTGGATGTAGGCTCCTTCTGCGTGAATAATCTCGCCAAATAATCCTTTTTGAGCCATATTAAGAGTGGCCATTTCAAAAAAGTCGTAGTTGCAATTTTCGAGCATCATGCAGTGGCGGCGAGTTTTTTCGGCTGTATTAACAAGTTTCCAGCAATCTTCCATTGTTAATGCTGCAGGAACTTCGATGGCGGCATGCTTCCCTTTTTCCATTGCGTAAATGGCAATAGGGGCGTGTAAATCCCAGTGTGTGCAAACATAAACAAGATCAATGTCATTGCGCTCACAAATTTTTCTCCAATCGGTTGCACCTGTATAGGATTCAGCTGCAGGTTTACCCATTTTTTTAAGTTCGTCTTGAGCCCTTGTTACATACTCTGGGTTAACGTCGCAAAGAGCTACAATAGTTGCTGTATTAATGAAGGATAATCGTTCCACAGCTCCAATGCCTCTGTTTCCTAAGCCAATTATTGCTATGCGGACATTGGCAATAGGCGGACATCGCAATTCTATAACATCTTGTTGTCCCGCTGGACGTGGAGGGGTTGGTACTGCGAGAGGGATCTTTGGTGTAGCCTGTTTTTGAGCGCCAGCGTTTATTCCTAGCGTTAGTACAAGCAATCCTACTAAAAACGGTTTTAAGTATTTAAACATGACCATAGTGATTTAAGTAGATTGATAAATAGTCAATGTAAAAATAGGTTTTCACAAATGGTTATCAACTGGTATTTTACACAAAATGCCCTTAATTGTAACGATGATGCCTAAGTTGTGCAATGCGTTGCATTTTGCAATCCAACTGGTAGTTAAAGAGGCTGGCTTGTGTTTCTTTAATTGAACTGTAATAAAAAAAGGCCGTTTCTTAGAAACGGCCTTTTTTTATTTATTGTATTACTAGAACATTTTCATGTCATCAAGAACGGTCATCACGTTTTTTACGGCCTTCGCGCTGGTTTCAAGAAGAACTTGCTCTTCTTCAGTCAGCTTTAGGTCGATAATCTTCTCAATTCCGTTCTTACCAAGAACAACAGGTACTCCAAGAGCGATGTCCTTCATCCCGTATTCGCCGTTTAGCATAGCGCATACAGGGTAAACTGATTTTGTATCGCGAACGATGGCTTCTACCATTTGAGCAGCAGCAGTTCCTGGAGCATACCAAGCAGAGGTTCCTTGAAGAGCTACAATTTCGCCTCCTCCATTTTGAGTGCGCTTAATGATTGCCTGAAGGCGATCTTCTGCAATTAGTTGACGTACAGGGATACCGCTAACAGATGTATAGCTAGGTAGTGGAACCATTGTATCGCCGTGTCCTCCAAGTAAAAGAGCTTCAATACCGATTGGAGATACTCCTAACTCATCAGCAATGAATGCTTTGTATCTGGCAGTGTCTAGAATTCCTGCCATCCCAAATACTCGGTTTGAAGGAATCTTTGCAGCAAGAAAAGCTGCATAAGTCATCACATCAAGGGGATTTGATACAACGATAATTTTTGCGTCAGGAGAGTATTTGATAATATTCTCAGTAACTTCCTTAACGATCTTAGCATTAGTTGAAATAAGATCGTCACGGCTCATGCCTGGTTTGCGAGGAAGTCCAGCTGTAATAACAACAACCTCTGAGCCTGCTGTTTTATCATATCCGTCAGGACCTACACCAACAACCCTTGTGCTGAAGCCTTGGATTGGAGCTGTTTGCCACATATCTAGTGCTTTTCCTTGAGCAACACCTTCGCGTACATCCACAAGCACAACTTCGTTGCAAAGATCCTTGCGTGCAATTTCGTGAGCACAAGTTGCGCCCACATTTCCTGCACCTACAACTGTAATTTTCATGATATTGATATTATTAATTAAAACCCTTTTTTTCTTTGGAGTCGCAATTCTACGCCAAGTTAACGACGATCAAATATATAACTCTATTGCTTATGTTATTCGCTAATTTTGTTGTTCCACAGCATGTTTTAACGTATTAAGCTGTCGTAGTCTGTTTCTAGCTTTGAGCCTTTCTCAAAGTCGTATAGGGCTACTCTTCGGAGTTCGTAGTAGAACCACCAGAAGTCTTTCATTGTGTATACGAAGTTGCTGTTGGCGTTGTCCTTTTCATTCAGAGCAGTATTTAAATCTAGCACTGAGATCTTTCCTGCAATAAACCTATTCATTGTAACCTTGTAGCGCATTTGGGCAATTGTATCCGCTTTAGATGCAATTTGGTATTTCTGTCCCATCATGTTGAAGCGCATTACCCGGAAGTAGATGTTTTGCTCAAAATCTATTTCACTTTGCTCTACCTGCCCTTTTACTAGATCTAGGTTACTTTCTGCCATTTTAATTTTTCCTCTACGGTTTCCCCAATCTAGAATTGGCATAGATATCGTGATGGAGGCCGTTTGGGAAGGTTTAAGTCCTTTGTAGGAATCGACAAATTCAAAGGAGTTCTGGTTAAATCCTATTTTAGCATTAAGAGAGGCAGAAAAGCCTGTTTGTTTTTTATTTTCTTCTAACCATCGTTCTGCTTCTAATATCTGGCGATTGAATCTTACTATGTCTGGATTGTTCAGCCTAGCTTGTTCTAGCACCTTGTCATACGACAGCACCATGTTGGGAATCTTGGATGGCACTATAAGTTTTATGTCTTTTTTTTCATTGATTCCCAAGTAGGATCGAAACTTGTTTTGCCTATCTTCTAGATCTAAAAGTCGTTGACTAAGTGCTGATTCGGCATTGAGTTTGGTTAACTCCATTTGCATTAGATCGCTTTCGGAAATAGACCCTAAACGATATCTTCCCTGCGAGATTTTGTAAAGCGTATCTGCATTGTTTAGATTTGTTTTGGCTATCTGAAGGTTCTGTTGTGCAATTGCAAGGTCAAAGAAGTAGCTGATTGCTGAAAGAATTACACTCTCTTTTTGAAACAAATAATTTCTACGTGCTTCTTCGTACCTGATAGGGTCTATTTGTTTTTGCCATTTAAGCCAATTTATGCCAAATAAATTTTGAGAGTAAGCGACTGCAATTGGTAATGATTTATAGGTTGTTGTTTTGGCAAGGAAGTCATCTCTTCGTTGAATGTTGGATTCAAGTGAAAATTTTCCTCCTGTAAAACCTACCTGTTGGTCTATCGACAGCGTTAGGTTTTCTGTAATATAGTTTGTTGGGCTGTATTTAACACTTCCTCCATCTTGATAGGGGTCGATGGTATTTTTGAATTCAGGTAAAGTAGCCCTAAGATTTAACGATGGCAGAAAACTTGCCTTATAACTTCTGTAATCCCAATAAGCTGATAAATAGCGACTTTTGGCATTTTTGATTTCATTAGAACGCTCTAAAGCTGCCGTAATATAACCATCCAGATCATAGACAAATGCCCCATCAACGACATTTTGTCCTATCACATTCCCTGTGCACGCAATAAATAGCAGCGCTGCTACCACCTTTTTTCTCATTTGCTATAGGTTGATCTGTTTGAATTTACTTTTGTTAGAAGGAATGCTTGCGTAAACAATTTCATCGATTGCCAAACCTTTTAAAATGGATATGGATTCGCTGTTGGAGCCTCCCACCAAAACTTCTTGCTTTTTCAGATCTTTTGTGTACACGAAATGTTTTCCATTCTGTTCTATTACAGCTGTTTTAGGGATGAAAAGGACATTTTTTGCGTTACTTATTTTGATGTCATTTAGGGTTGTCATCAGAGGTTTTAACTCTGCAGCATACGGTATTAGTTTTATGTTTAGTGAGTAGTACTTAATTCCGTTTACCATTGATGGGATTGAAGAAATCTCGGATACTTTACCTTCAAATGATTTGCCATCCAATATTTTGACACGAACTTTTGCTTCCTGATTTGGTCTTACTTTGGCTAAGTCATCTTCGCTTAAACGGCATTGTGATACAAGTGTAGACATGTCAGGCATTACAGCAACGGTTAAGTCTTGAGGAGATAGTAGCGCACCTTCAGCTCTTTTATTTCCTGATAAATCGGTGTAGTGAGAGATAATACCAGATTTAGGAGCCCTTACAGTTGTGGCATTAAGTAATTTATGTATTTCTGCTTGTTTTTTTAAGGCCGCTTCTGCTCGTTGCTGTAGCGAAACTATGTTTGCGTCAGCTTGCGTTTTGCGCTGAAGATAGTTTTGGTATGCTTGTTCGTAGGCTATTTTAGATTTTTCGTACTCTAATTTTGTTTTGCGTTGTGCTGCGGGTGGATCGTAAAGAGATTGCTCCATGTTAATTTGGCTAATCTCCATATTGATTTTTAGTGTTGATAATCCGTATCTGACATCTCGGAGCAGAGTTGCTGTGTCTGCTGTGGCCTTAATCGCTTGGTCTTTTAATGATTGTGCTTCTAAGGTGGCAGCCTGAACAGCTTGCACTATAGCATCTTGGTCGAGCTGGGCTATTTCTTGACCTGCTCGAACAATAGTTCCTTCTGGGACTATTGATTTTATTTTGATTTGAGCTAATAGGTTGGCTTTAGTTCTAAATATTGGGGATGCGTTTATCCTTATCACTCCTTTAGGAATAATTTCTCCTTCTGCCGTAACAGCGACGTCCAAATCTCCTCGTTCAACTTTTACGAATTCCGAATGCGCTTTCCCTAAAATAGCGGGATTAAGGATTGCTAAAAGGGCAGCCGAAATTATCAGTAATATAATAGATCCTACAATTATGTTGCTCTTCTTCACTACAAGTTGGGTTTAGTTGGTTGCGGTTGAAATGGGGAGGCGTATTGGTGCCTCCCTTTATTCTAAAGATTACAAATAGATCGAATGTCAGCGATAATTTGACCTGCAAAAGCTTCTGCTTCTGCAGATGTAGGTGCTTCGGAGTAAATTCTTATAATAGGTTCGGTGTTTGATTTTCGTAAATGCACCCATTTGTTTTCAATATCGATACGAACACCGTCAATATCGTTGATCTGGTTGTCTGCATATTTTGCTTTAACCTTTTCCAATACCTGATCTACATTAATTGCGGGTGTGAGTTCTATCTTATTTTTAGAAATGAAGTAGTTCGGATATGAATTACGCATTTCTAGGCATGTTTTTTTGCTATGGGCTAGGTGGGTTAGAAAGATGGCAACACCGACTAACGCATCGCGACCGTAGTGGATTTCAGGGTAAATAACGCCCCCGTTACCTTCTCCTCCAATTACAGCACCAACCTCTTTCATCTTTGCAACAACGTTAACTTCACCTACGGCAGATGCATAATATTCAACACCATGTTTAATTGCAATATCCTTCAGGGCACGAGACGATGATAGGTTTGAAACAACGTTGCCTTTTGATTGCGAGAGCAGGTA
This window harbors:
- the mdh gene encoding malate dehydrogenase, with product MMKITVVGAGNVGATCAHEIARKDLCNEVVLVDVREGVAQGKALDMWQTAPIQGFSTRVVGVGPDGYDKTAGSEVVVITAGLPRKPGMSRDDLISTNAKIVKEVTENIIKYSPDAKIIVVSNPLDVMTYAAFLAAKIPSNRVFGMAGILDTARYKAFIADELGVSPIGIEALLLGGHGDTMVPLPSYTSVSGIPVRQLIAEDRLQAIIKRTQNGGGEIVALQGTSAWYAPGTAAAQMVEAIVRDTKSVYPVCAMLNGEYGMKDIALGVPVVLGKNGIEKIIDLKLTEEEQVLLETSAKAVKNVMTVLDDMKMF
- a CDS encoding universal stress protein gives rise to the protein MMTLKMKRVLISIDYDSTAQKVAEVGYAFAKEMKAEVFLVHVVSTYEYYSSTGNSPILGFGDMGGGTITPTITRDELMSETQKYLDKTKALLGDESIQVVVADGETADTILSIAGEIHADIIIMGSHSRRWLDKILMGSVTEKVMRKTKLPLFIVPTKG
- a CDS encoding TolC family protein, yielding MRKKVVAALLFIACTGNVIGQNVVDGAFVYDLDGYITAALERSNEIKNAKSRYLSAYWDYRSYKASFLPSLNLRATLPEFKNTIDPYQDGGSVKYSPTNYITENLTLSIDQQVGFTGGKFSLESNIQRRDDFLAKTTTYKSLPIAVAYSQNLFGINWLKWQKQIDPIRYEEARRNYLFQKESVILSAISYFFDLAIAQQNLQIAKTNLNNADTLYKISQGRYRLGSISESDLMQMELTKLNAESALSQRLLDLEDRQNKFRSYLGINEKKDIKLIVPSKIPNMVLSYDKVLEQARLNNPDIVRFNRQILEAERWLEENKKQTGFSASLNAKIGFNQNSFEFVDSYKGLKPSQTASITISMPILDWGNRRGKIKMAESNLDLVKGQVEQSEIDFEQNIYFRVMRFNMMGQKYQIASKADTIAQMRYKVTMNRFIAGKISVLDLNTALNEKDNANSNFVYTMKDFWWFYYELRRVALYDFEKGSKLETDYDSLIR
- a CDS encoding efflux RND transporter periplasmic adaptor subunit; this translates as MKKSNIIVGSIILLIISAALLAILNPAILGKAHSEFVKVERGDLDVAVTAEGEIIPKGVIRINASPIFRTKANLLAQIKIKSIVPEGTIVRAGQEIAQLDQDAIVQAVQAATLEAQSLKDQAIKATADTATLLRDVRYGLSTLKINMEISQINMEQSLYDPPAAQRKTKLEYEKSKIAYEQAYQNYLQRKTQADANIVSLQQRAEAALKKQAEIHKLLNATTVRAPKSGIISHYTDLSGNKRAEGALLSPQDLTVAVMPDMSTLVSQCRLSEDDLAKVRPNQEAKVRVKILDGKSFEGKVSEISSIPSMVNGIKYYSLNIKLIPYAAELKPLMTTLNDIKISNAKNVLFIPKTAVIEQNGKHFVYTKDLKKQEVLVGGSNSESISILKGLAIDEIVYASIPSNKSKFKQINL
- a CDS encoding Gfo/Idh/MocA family protein, whose amino-acid sequence is MFKYLKPFLVGLLVLTLGINAGAQKQATPKIPLAVPTPPRPAGQQDVIELRCPPIANVRIAIIGLGNRGIGAVERLSFINTATIVALCDVNPEYVTRAQDELKKMGKPAAESYTGATDWRKICERNDIDLVYVCTHWDLHAPIAIYAMEKGKHAAIEVPAALTMEDCWKLVNTAEKTRRHCMMLENCNYDFFEMATLNMAQKGLFGEIIHAEGAYIHDLRSLNFDDKYYWNHWRLKHNAEEIGNLYPTHGLGPIAHAMNIHRGDRMESLVCMSTDQFGMTEYAKEKFGANSPEAKAVYKHGDMNTTIIKTAKGKTMMIQHDVTSPRPYSRHHLLSGTKGFAQKYPSQILAFEPNAHTALSDSDRAKMLKEYEHPIVTEIGEKAKQVGGHGGMDFIMDYRLIYCLNNGLPLDQDVYDAAEWSCLVPLTKLSIKNGSSAVKIPDFTRGAWKKVNTVTYFKK